TTTTAGAAACTTGTGATTTGTCAGATTCAGCGTATGAATGGCTTACACTAATGAGAGAGAGCAAGAAACGTGCAGAAGCGGATGTTAGTGATATGGTGGAGAAGATGTTGGGACTGGGATGGGCGTGCAGAAATGTTCTTCTCAGCGCTCGGGAGCAGGCAAGATATAGTTTTCTGGCTGATTGAGATATGTTATTTTCGGTGCTTCTCACACAGTGATAAGGGGAATAGGAAACTTAGTTTATTTTCCCTCCTCACAAATACAAATTCCTATGATTGGATGTGTTGATAAAGATAAATCATACACTTCCTCTCCAGAAATGTTGAACAAACTTTTCACATACCAAAGTAGAATATACCTTTACATCATCGTTTTATATGTCCTCTCATGTCATGTATAATACTAAAATAGTGAAGGTGAAAAAGGTCCCAAATAATCCTGTAGAGAATTTCATGAAGCCTGATTAAACATAGGACGTGCATGATCCTGCTCAGCCGCAGCAATCTTGCAGGTGGAAGCTCCGTAGAGAAAGTCTGCCATCTTGCGGTAGGGCCGAGAGGGCAGGCGCGGTGGGGCTCGTGGCGCCTGCGTCACCTTCCATATCTTGACTGACTTATCACTGCTGCCGCTATACAAGATATAGTTCCTTCCGCCGCCAATGCGCCAGTAGGCTCCCGTCTCGTCTTCTGTATCTTCCTCCTCGGCCGCCAGACACTTGACAGGCCCGCTGTGCCCCGTCAGCACTGACAGGCATACGTGCTCCCCACCGTCCCTCctccacacacacacattgGTGTCCGCCGACCCGCTCAGCACCAACTTCCCCACCGTCGCCAGGCACAGCACCGCCAGCTTGTGGCCCCGCAGCACCCCGCCGTGGCATAAAAAAGTCCCGCACTCCCAGTAGTTCACGAAGCCGTCCGACGACCCGCAGTAGAGGAACCTGCCGGAGGGGTCCACGGTCAGTGCCGTCACGGCGCAGTCCAGATTCAGCAGCGTCTGTGTCAGGAAATGCTTCGTCTTCAGCCCCACCACCTGCCTCCGCCACACCTTAACAGTGCCGTCCGCCGACCCCGTGAACACGAAGCCGTCGCATGCGGTAACGAGGGCGTTCACGGCGTCATCATGCGCCGTGACGGACTCGAGGCATTTGGAGTCGGAGATCCTCCATACCTTGAAGGTCTTATCCCAGGAGGCGGAGTAGAGCAGGGATTTGTCCTCGCTCAGGCTGAGGCATGAGATGGCGTCGGTGTGCGCTTTTCGAACGTGGTTGCTGggattgaaggagatcttgatcATCGATCGCAAGGTCGGCATTGTGCCCACGCGCTTGTGGAATGTGGGATCCTTGCGCGATGCCTTCCAGATTCGGATCTTGCCGTCCTGGTGACCGGAGAAGATCCGTTCTCCGGAGATGATGATGGCCTTAACGAGGCCGGAGTTGGATTTGAAGCCGGAGAATTCCTTCTGATTCTTCCAGACCCGGATGCTCTTGCTCTCGGAGCCCGTGTAGAGGAGGTCGCCAGAGGCAGCAAGGGAGTAAATGTGGCCCTCTTTACGGATGAGGGAGCCGAGCAGACGCGTGTGATGATGAGATTCCAAGGAGGGGGCGGGGAGGTAGCGGAAGCTTCTCTGCCCCGCCCCCCGGAAGAGGAAGGGATCCGAATGGAGCCAGCTGGAGAATGTTGCCCTTTTGTGGGGGCTGGAATCTGAGTTGTTCATCATAAGGGCTCTCCCTCTCGGATGTTTGCTGCTTATTGCATTAACATTCGATTCTAGAGAGAGGAAATGGAGGGGATGGCTGCTATCGACCTACAACCACGACCATTAGGATATCTTCTCTTTGCAAATTGTGATCTCTCTCAACCTCCAAATCTCACTATATTCATCCTAAAATAGGCCTGCCTGTTTCTATCGGttttatattgtttttcatCTCGTTACTAAAGTTGCAAGAATAACGAATAATGGGTTAAGGGGCAAGATAATTATCAAATTATGTTCAATTTTTGTGCCATTGATATATAAGTGAGTTATTTATAAAACTTTCATGAAAAGCTGTACATTTCAACCGGATTAAATGATGAGAGAAAGCCTTGCTGCCGGCTGATTCTTTGTGCAATATATCAATGGTCGATAGTAAGCCGTCCACAAATAATTACTATAGCCATACATTCTCCGACTAAAATTCAACCTGAACGGCCGAAAACAACATACAAAAGCACGAAATATTTGATGAAACAATTCTGTGATGTGAAGTAACTTACAAAATGTATTCATTTAGAGAAGTTAGTATACGATTCCTCCAAGCATTGGTCGAATACACTGAATCTATTAAGAATCTATTCACCAATATACATTATGAATGGAGCAAGTAATTCATTtataacaacaaatataatgtctactaaattttctctcaagcACAGTTTTCTGTAGCAAAAAAAGCGCTATTGACTAGCCCGATTTGCAGCAACGATCTTCACTTTAGTAAGCCAGACTTTGACAGGAGGCGCAATGCTTggtttgaattgttcaaaaCTGCAGATGATCTTGAAACctgcatttttcttttctttaagaattccaGTGAGCTTTCTACACATTGCGCAGCTGgtatgtccttcaatataacAGGTTCTAACCTGTCAAAGATAGagacaaaatatacaaaaaactGAGGTAGGCATAATCACAAATTTCTGGTTTTTATGCTGAGGTAAGAATGGTGAGCTCATTTGTTACTAACTGTGTGTTGAAGGGGGGCACGGTGAAGAAGTTAGGTTGGGGTCTAAACAATAGCCACATTTTCTATGAAATACATGCTATAGGAGGTATAGGGAGAGAGGTGACAGAGACCAGGAAAAAGTGTCATCACTAACCCAGATTTTCTCGTCTTTCTTCTCTTTGACTTCTTCTCAACTTTCTCATCCTCAGAGTCCGATGAGAAAACTTTTCTGCACACAACATATTTGACTAGGTTAGGATCTTGTGAGATCACAACAACATACGATGGCATATAAAATGCAAGGAAGACTACAACGACTTTATACAAGGTAAGAAGACTTACTTCTCACGCTCTGCAAGAAGTTTGACAATGTTATCTGGTAGCATTCCTTCGTTAACTAGATGCTCTTCCCTTGTTTCATTTTCCATCTCATGTTCGGTGATATCTTTTTTGGGCAATGACCGTGGGGTCAAGTTTTGTGCCCACTGTCTGCGACGTTCTTTCCCTTCACGCACTACCCTGCCAGGGTTCACCTTTTGTTAACAGCACTACTAAAGATCATATAGCATTGCCCCATTTCATAGACATTTAAGTACATTAATTGTTACTCTTATGTAAGCATATGAGCAAGTGCAATCCATACTATACAATTCTCAAAGATTGGGGCATTATTACATAGCTTAAACTTTGAAAAAAATCTATATACTTCGGCTACAAGCAATATCTTCAACAAAACTGGAAGCCAAGAACCAAGCATTAAAAGTTGCTGATGGTACAACAAGCAAGAAACGACGAGGAACACCTAATACTTAAACCATCTGAAATAATCTTATTTAGACAGGGtatgtaaattttgaatcttcTTCGCCAACATTATTCATTCGAAATGGCTATCAAGAACAACAATAACTCACATGTACAACCAGAGAAGACAAAAACATATCGTCAATCAGAGTAgttaaaacacaaaaaatacataaatatatgtCAACCTGGGGTAAACCTTGTCGTCCCCAAGTTAAGAGCTCATTCAACTAAATTTCAATTCTCAGTGTCTTCTTAGCAGGGTAAAACTTTGGATAAGATAAAGATAATTAACAAAGTAGAGCCTTTATGTACATCAATCTTGCCTAGAACAAGAGCACAAACAATTTCAGCAAAGACATAGCATTTTATTCCAAAACTCTGTGAGTTTAAGTAAAATTACCTGGCCTTATTTTCCTTTTGCACTTTTCTTATCTCTTCATCTTGTTGCATCCCctaaaaaatttagaaaaattatAAACGAATATCCCGGTTaaaaagaaagattcatagcacGAGAATTAATCGAACCTGCTCGGAGGTGAACTCCTCTGGTGCATCGGAGTCGTAATCCGACATAGTTTTGAAGCACGACGGTGATTGAAATTTGAAAGTTTGAGATGGTCACAATTAGGGCTTTAGATTTAGGGGTTTTACAAATGCGGGCAGTCAGTCGCTAGTTATTGGCATTTGGCTTTTATTCCGTTGAAGTCCAATCTTAAAAATAATGCTACTGGGACTTAATGGTATAAAATTTAATCGCATATTgaattttgtgtgtgtgtatgtaaaCATTTGTTTGGAATATctatattgattttatttatatactttgctatctagttatttttgttttatattacTGCTctttattaatctaatctaataatacaatttgttctccAGTTAAACCCAATAAATTTGTTTTCAGATTTAACATGGTTCAATAATTGGGTGCCAAATTATTGAACTAGGTCAGATATTATAAGACtgtttttttgtaaaaaaatgataattaacattaaaatatttaatataaactaatttttcttaatattaAAATCGAAAACAAGTGATTGTTAGATTGCCATTTGcctattaatattattaatattaaggGATGTTGACgcctaatatcatgaaactttcaaaaagtttgattttttccaagaactttgaaattgacaaataatatcacaaattttacCCCGAGTTTGTTATCTCCCATCAATGaaaaaattatgtatatattaatagattgaagaataAATTTGGAGGGTATGCTTCAACAAAAACTattctcaaagattgaaaatcttgaaactctcgaagttgtcgagaaattacgaaaaaaaatctgtatcatgatattatttgccggaGTTTTTTCATTGGTGGGGAATATTGTTGGAATCTTGTTTTAAGATGTCCGGTCTatgaagtttgaccaataataaatgtgacgagacatttaattttggagaattaaatgatatagcgtcgatctacgttccgcgtagatgaccatagtatattcactttcttaaatccgattcccggtgagtaagaaatagtggattaaagttggtcacattgtagcttttgataaaactaggagttgaaagtgtactagtgttaattatcccacgtaggagatgagacacatctttaaatgtgtatttattaagtgacttattacacttagtaattatcgtggactcgcgcccgtgcccgtgcccttgcccttgcccttgcccttggtCTTGGTCTTGGTCTTGGTCTTGGATCTTGCCAATttgtctttgggtggtctttgggcttggttcttgggcttgtccctggatccagacttaatgttttggaccacctaagttttgggcagcagcctgatcaacttgacATGCTGAGCCTTGCTCAGCAGTTTGATCAACTCGGCCTGCTGCGCTTTGAGCGATGGCTTCAAtagcctgatcaactcgacatgatgcgccttgagcgatggcttgatcagcgtcttgatcaagtcgaagtccacatgtgacggttgaactagGGCGTGTACAGCGTCTAGATTCAAAGTCGATCACTCTagctttcaaactcgtaacggccGGCGGTTACAGCCCCACcataatgagccatgatgacagccatcaaggttgagttgacccctgcagtggaccaaacctataaataggctagtcattccttgcattagTAATAGAGCACAATCAGAACAACATActcacaagcatcatactctctgcatagtctttctttccgaagctctgccctctcctccatccagttcgtcgaagctctgttgattgcggtgctgcttaaccagagacgtagccgttttatctttaggGACGAcaacgccaaaccgagagcattaccggggcgtatctcgtcttgcggaaagaggacttcTCGACTCGGCTAAAGGCTTTTACGGTTTTACAGTATCGATTTCATTATAATGTTCAGTTTTAGttctttcttccttcttgggttgtattacgcccggtattgtttatctcttgtaattccagcaTTATccccaacaatcgcaagacgagatatacttgCCGTTGAAGGTTTCGGacctaaactgaactaaaactttcgaaactttaAATACCTTTGATTGGAGATGTCGACCAATGCCAACACCGTCGctaccaccgccgccgccgcatctCCATCCACCATGTCGACCACTGCACCGGTCAACACATCGTCGATTCCGACGGTGATGCCCACTCCTGGGCGCTATCCATCTTATCAACAACCCCTTTGGAGtttgttaacccccttgggtccactggtggatccacctcgagtggatcagttggttccacttttagtggttccttcgaatcctttaatggatcaagtgttggttccttcggatccttcgggtctcacacgagtgttggggccttcgggtctcacacgaatgctggggacTTCGGGTCTCACGCTGGTGCTAgttccttcggggctggtacgaccatggcgggctccatgcccaacatgaatggtgggggctctatgcccaaccacgttgttggaGGATCCGACTTCAAAAGgaggtaccaaaagatgttgttctacttgacaacattgggcgtcgccaacttcctcacggaaaacgagctgcccgcgccaagcgatcaAGAGACTAGGTTTGAAGTCATGGCAGACtctgaagcttggagaaaaggagattacctttgtaaaaatttcattctaagtgctttagatgatagtttgtacaatgtatactccgttgtaaccacatcaaaagagatgtgggaaagcctagaaagaAAGTACAGCATAGATAATGTTGCaggtactgaacaagttgtagcatccaaatttatggactacaagatggtcgactctcgacccatcatggagcaagttcaaaagctccaaatgatcatccacgcactagtagctgaagggatgaccttgcccgaaaAATTTTTCAGGTGcgcgatcattgacaagcttcctcctagttggaaggacttcaagagctatctcaagcacaagcgaaagcagatgactctcgaagacttgatcgtgaaattgcgcattgaggccgatgTGCGCAAAaacgaccaaaaggctaagggctttagcccacttgaagccaaggccaatctgttggagcggggcggtccctccaacaaacgtcCTCGCCCAAGTCAAAAGGATAAAGGGAAAGGGAAGCAGCCTGCAAAGAAATTTGAAGGCGAATGCTTCAAATGTGGCAAAactggccactttgccaaagactgccgcggcaagaagaagaagccggtagcccacgtcgttgagaaggagttcaaagactgggatgaaagcgacctcattgttgtggtcactgaagaagcCAACTTGATTGAAAACAAGGGAGGCTTACATCAACACTGAGCAACTGCTCATGTTTGTGCCGATAggagtaagttttcaacttacagTCCTATTGATGGGatgaagatcaacatggggaatcaagcatcctccgaagtccttggcatcggaaatgtgatcctcatgatgacgtctggcgtcacaataacgctgaaggatgtgctgcatgtcccggacatccgcaagaacctagtgtcaggatcaatactagttaataaggggtttaaacttgtatttaagtctgataggtttgtatTGTATaggtttggaaaatccctcggaaaatgttatgtaaccgacggGCTTTTCAGacttagtgtggcaactcgcagtgttgcaaagccattggctaataataaagcatctacttcctcttacttgactgagtgttcaaatttgtggcattgtagattgagatatgtaaattcaaaagccattaaaagattagtgaatttagatttactaaaggctaatgaagtggatacccacgataaatgtgaaatttgtcttgaagcaaaaatgactaagttgtcgtttcactcggtggaacgaagcacaaaaccccttgaattaattcacacggacgtatgtaaTTTAAAGacggtgcaaactagaggtggtaaaaagtactttatcactagatgattgcacaaggtattgttacatttatcttttaagaagtaaagatgaagcaatagaagcgttcaaaaattataagaacgaagttgagaatcaacttggttgtaaaatcaaaacgattcgaagcgatagaggaggcaaatgtgtagccccgtttgaggaattatgcaacgcaagtggtataatccatcaaacgactacaccatattcaccacaatctaatggtgttgcagaacgcaagaatcaaACTCTAAAAAAGATGATGAATggactgcttctgacttcaggattaccacataacatgtggggggaaactgttttgacagccaactatatcttgaataaaatctctctcaaaggaaaagatgttgctccttatgagttgtggaagggaaggaagccattcTACAAATAcatcaaagtgtgggggtgtttggcaaaggtgatggttcctccgcccaaagaagttacaatcggacctaaaacggttgattgcatcttcattggatatgcacttaatagtagtacatatcgatttgttgttcacaagtctgaaatatcgactattacagtaggaacaacaattgagtcaaggaatacTGTATTTctagaaaatacatttccttgcaaagacaaggaaaaagtcttaaCCAATTATGAGACAGGAATTGAAgtagaagccactagttctaaatcagcggacgaggaacctgaatcgcgcaagcgtgcaaggcccgatccaaaggatacagtactaaggcttggtagtagggtcagaacaccaaaaacatttggtcctcactacattgcttttatgttagatgaagaaccgacatctataaaagtagccttcgatggcccagacgggttacattggagagaagctgttcaaagtgaaattgattcaattttactaaaccacacttgggtgtttgTAGATCTACCTggaggtgcgaaacctctaggttgcaaatgggtacttaaaaggaaatttaaggccgatggaacagtggataagtaaaaagcccgactagtagcaaagggttttaaacaaaaggaatgacatgacttcttcgatacctattcacctgtaacaaggattacatctatccgagtgcttctcgctattgatgcattgcacaatcttgagattcatcaaatggatgtaaagacctcgtttctaaatggtgaactagaagatgaaatttatatggaacaacccgaagggtttgtagtacctggacaagagaaaaaggtatgcaaaatggttaaatccctctatggattgaaacaagcgtcatTGCAATGGCaattgaagtttgataatgtgatgttatcaaatgggtttaaaatcaacgagtgcgacaaatgtgtctacatcaagagcactaataacggccacgttatagtgtgtctatacgttgatgatatgttaatcttgggtagcaacactcaagtaattaacgacacaaaggtcatgttaaagagaaactttgacatgaaagacatggatctagccgatgtaattcttggaatgaagattctaagaacgtctgatggaatcatcttaacacaatctcattatgttgagaagatattgaataaattcaaagcctatgatggcgcgccggttaagacttcaattgaactcgacgttcacttgagcaagaacaaaggcgagctcgttgcacaagaagagtatgcacgggtcatcgggtgcattatgtacttgactaattgcacttgACCTGACATtacttgtgccgtgaacaagttgagtcgttacacgagcaatccaagcaaagagcattggagagctcttgtgtgggttttgagatatttaaaacatactcaagatcatgggctacacttctcgaga
This sequence is a window from Salvia splendens isolate huo1 chromosome 5, SspV2, whole genome shotgun sequence. Protein-coding genes within it:
- the LOC121802230 gene encoding protein JINGUBANG-like, with protein sequence MMNNSDSSPHKRATFSSWLHSDPFLFRGAGQRSFRYLPAPSLESHHHTRLLGSLIRKEGHIYSLAASGDLLYTGSESKSIRVWKNQKEFSGFKSNSGLVKAIIISGERIFSGHQDGKIRIWKASRKDPTFHKRVGTMPTLRSMIKISFNPSNHVRKAHTDAISCLSLSEDKSLLYSASWDKTFKVWRISDSKCLESVTAHDDAVNALVTACDGFVFTGSADGTVKVWRRQVVGLKTKHFLTQTLLNLDCAVTALTVDPSGRFLYCGSSDGFVNYWECGTFLCHGGVLRGHKLAVLCLATVGKLVLSGSADTNVCVWRRDGGEHVCLSVLTGHSGPVKCLAAEEEDTEDETGAYWRIGGGRNYILYSGSSDKSVKIWKVTQAPRAPPRLPSRPYRKMADFLYGASTCKIAAAEQDHARPMFNQAS
- the LOC121802404 gene encoding ATP-dependent RNA helicase DBP4-like, translating into MSDYDSDAPEEFTSEQGMQQDEEIRKVQKENKARVVREGKERRRQWAQNLTPRSLPKKDITEHEMENETREEHLVNEGMLPDNIVKLLAEREKKVFSSDSEDEKVEKKSKRRKTRKSGLEPVILKDIPAAQCVESSLEFLKKRKMQVSRSSAVLNNSNQALRLLSKSGLLK